ATgtgctatttattatttttaattttaaaaaagatcaatttttaccgaaaaatatcgattttcatCACTGATggattctataaaaaaaaaattaaaattttccaacTTTGCCTGCCATGCATTTGCAGAGGGACAATCCACACAAACAACTGTGCTCTGTTACAGATcgttaatttttcattacaaGTACAATTATTAATGTTCTTTCTTTCCTAACTTTTCTCGccgttaaaattacaaaaatcactgttcaattttttttttcccttcaaaaaaattggtttagcaATTTGTCTTTAGTTTCCCTAAATTTATTGCGAGGCAGTGAAATAATATGTCGAAAGGTAAACAAAAAGAAGACGAAATTAAGATAACGAATATAACTACCCATACTCATGCAGCATTTCGGGAAATGTCTACTCCAACAAAGGGGAAAAGAGAgtataacattgaaaaaaagtaacttgctcttttatttaatgttatcagTAGATTTAAAAACATCGTATACTATAGTATCACATTCCTGTTTCATTCATCACAATGAACCGATATTGTCATATTGTCCCCTGTATTGTCATGGTCAATATAAATCTAGTCGAGCAATTTCTTCATTCATTTTCATCAGTCACgtttaaaacagaaaaagatGTAACGAAAATGTCCGTTGTATACATACACATGACTATGTTATATATCACATACACACTATacaacatatacatataatatttttttatatattttatatctaatatataaataaatattatacataaatatataaataaaaattttataacatatatgcataaatatatataaaatatattataaatttatataatttaaaattatatttattatatttatgtacaatatattatatatatgtatatatatatatatatatatatatatatatatatatatatatgtatgtatatatatatatgtttgaaatttatatatggGTCATTCCACGTTATATCGACCACTccttaactaaaataatgtttaactaaataaaagtagaatattaaaatttaaattaaagtttccaGTTTTTTATgctgtttaaaaaatatcaagtaaaGATCTTGATTTCATTggtcaaataaaaaaagttgatttctttttcattatttcgttATTCAAATCTGCAtcattttttgcaaaagaagTTCAATAgtcattttcaatataattttgattgatcaaaattatttttgaccaTAATTGTATTCTTTCTGCAAATAGACGTTtagtttttattcatttctgaaagataaaaatagtgtttttattgcaaatacattatcaatacaaattaaaataaaaattacaaaaagaaaaaaataatacaaacttTCAGAAATAATTCATAGTTTTAACTCTATATAAACGCAGAAAAAGCTTTTtcataacaaattaatattaaaaattgatattaacaaataattgtaCGATAATTGGTTAATTTTATAACGCAGAAAtaccatattaaaaaaaagtttccttaaaaaataataaaattatgtttatcttTCAGAATTGGACATCAATAAAAACTAAACATCTAGTTgcaaaaataatactattatgATTAAAAGCCGTAATTTTGATCATTTTGACTGTTTCGTGTAATCCAAATATTgtcgattaatttttaattcaaatttaaatttagcatacaaaattacattaaaaatggcTATGTACTTTATTTGCAAGAAATAGCAcagatttgaataaaaaaataacaaagaaaaaaataaatttttcttatttgaccgacgaaatcaaaattattacttgatattttttaaaatcgtcAAACGACATAGAAAactataaactttaatttaaattttgaaaccctatagattacatttaattaaataaaattttagtcaaatgaGTAATTGATCTAATAGAATGATATACATTTTGttctatcatatttatatagtaaaaaCTAATCGGTACGATGTATATATGTACTAGTTCGCGAATAACTTTTTGGCATAATACcgatataatataattcaatggTGTCAAGTCCATTAGGATGTAATATAAAgtatctacatttttaaaaaaagtaaataacaataacttgaataaattcagaactttaattatttacagtctAAAGCCcattttacacaatttataatttgtcacaaattttaaaacagaattctatttataatttcataacaaAAATCATGTTTCTTTGATAGTTGAGTTATTAAGtaaaacatgtaaatataaatataacatagaaaattctttaataatatcaatttcaataatatcCACAAGTATAGCAATATCTGCTCGTAGACATAAACttcgtaaatataaaagaaatatcattTCGTTATAAACTTCCGACCATTTCACATCTGTATATGATAATTTACCGTcacaaaaatttgcaatagtgTAAATTTGTTCGATATTTGATTGTTGGATATTGATTCGCATCACAAAACTTCTTTAGTCTGAAGTTGATGTAATTGACGACTGCATCattcattttgataaaaaaaatagagaaaaagattCTCTGAGATGAGAAACTATTAAGACGTTTAACTGTCAAGCACAGATTCTATggatattattaatatgtatgttAATCGAATCtgtttatgtttattactttatgatttttgcatttaattttttattatccgtcaataatttaattttattatatgtttacaaCTATAGAAGACTTAACTATAAGTTGAAACTTGTTTCGCTTGATTGTGCTATATTTGTGATATTTCTAGATATTtctgattaaatatttttaattaacatccactaatttgttgctcattcTTGGCCTGCCTTGATCGATTAGtttctatataaaagaaatatttggtgTACAAATTTTGATGTAAGTTATGATATGTCAAAAGACAACAAAGTATACTTCATATGCTACATAACGAACTTTTAATCGAAAATCTAACAGCGCAAATCAAAACTTTATAAGATTAAATGAAAGACAATTTGAAGATGTATTTAGCattttagttgaaaaaaaatcttttttattgatAGATTTTATTGTACATAAGTAAGAATATTCATGTTTAGTTAATAAACAACAGTTACTTTCAAAATCAAGATTGTCACGTCAAATATGACAGTAGACTAAATTATAGTTTGTGTTACAATTCACGGATATGTCATTCATCTTATTtgttttctgtataaaattataaataaaattctatcgcAAATTATAGATTGTGTAAAATAGGCTTAATTGAATAATCCGacacaattacaaatttctaattgcaGTTTTATCAAAGATGTACGCGGTATACAGTCGTTGATGAAACTATTTTCGACATTCTGTCCCTGATTTAAGATAATCTTGTATTGTGTAGATCTTCCCCCTCTCATTCCATCATCATGCGCTCCTTTGTCCTTCTATATTTGTGCAATGTCTTATCGAGATGGCACTGCCTTGCGTTCAGcattcaaaaataaagaaatgcattgaaaaataaaacaaagaccgACACAAATCCGTGCCTATATATAAATCCAGAGATAATCGACTACTCTTTACAAAAAAGAACAAAGCAATtcagattatttatatatatatatatatatatatatatatatatatatatatatatatatatataaaagagtcTCGCGTCTCGTGTGGagctggaaaaaaaataaaggaaagatGAAGATCACTGATCGTTTGCATCTCTTCCTTTTAAAAGAAAGATCTCtctcaaaaaattcaaaagtcaACTCTCAAAagcatttttctctctttaccattctctctttcgttctttCATTCATGAATACTCGATATCTCAAAAATCTTTTGACCTAGCAGACAATGCAGCTTTCCAACGCGATGCAGTGCCCTCTCCTGACAGCACGgagcgaaagaaaaaaaatcgtcttTAGTGCGAGAAACCTAAGTGTCCGAGAAAGATACGTATGGATAGTTTCCTTcataaaagaaagaaacgagATCCGCTGCGAGCGTGAGAAACAACCCGAAGAGGATGCGTGCCTGtgtaatgtattttataacgtGTGTTAAAGAAAACAAACGAAATGAAAGAAGCAGATTTACATGTTAAAGTCTGATTATTGTTGTTTCTCACCAACGAGGTCCAAGTCATCTCCGCACTGCCCCGTGCCGCTTCcgcgttttttctttttcttgctcTTCCCGctaccgccaccaccaccaccaccgctgcCGCCACCGTTGGCCGCTGTTATCGAAGTGGTGTTTATCGCCTCCTTCACTGAGGCACACTTGGCTGATGCTTGTCGCCCATCATCCATGCTCGTTGCCTCGGGTCTCACCTTCGTCAGGGTGACGCTGGTACCCTTGAGATTGATGCCGTTCTCCGGTATCGGTTGGCCGTTCGTCATCTGGCTGATCTGGATATTGGCAAGCTCGGACAAGGACGACGCGCAATCAGGCTGCGCGCTCAATCGGCTGCGCAATTCCGCCAGGCTCGACGATATGACACCGTTCGCGTGTTTCACGCTCAGCTGACCGCAATCAGTCGTCGTCACTCTGCCCGTCGATGACGACGACAGATCGCCCTTGACTATGTAATCCGGCTTAGGTGGTGACGTCAAGCCCGCATTGATCGCCTGCTGCAAAGCTGGACTTCGGATCGTCACCATGCCGTTCTCCGACACTTTAATGATCGCAGCTTGCTGCGTCGGCGGCACTTTCATCGGTCCGAACGATGGGTTCCTTATAGTCACCATATTCGTCCCAGGATTGTGCAGTATTCTCGCCGGCTCGTCCATCATATGATCGTTCACAAATGCGTCGCTGTTCTGCACTGGCGGCATTGCCGCTGTATTGCCCGAATTGGCtgaattcttatttttctttttcttctttttaccggTAGCGGTACTTTGAGGCTGAGAATCCTTCGATGAATCTGTtaaagaacaaattaaaaattattcacataAACTTtcactaataaaaataacaaacattATCCAAACAATGGCTAAAAGGCAAATATGTTATGTTggaaaaaacatataaaaatttatttatgaaaacaactacaaatttagtttataaagttgaaaatgaCTGTTTATGAAGTTTAAACATTTCATCAACTTTTCATTGAATagaaaaacatattattttttttaagactttAATATATGTAGATGTCataagatcaaataaaaaaatactacattttttacacaatagAATATTACGGagtgtttactcaaattttataaaagaattcccgaattttccaagaattttaatcaaaattcccGAAATAagattatagaattttttaatgctttttttaagctttgtgaaataagtttattttataatacggTGGACCGAGACAAATATCGAATCATCAAGTTTTGAGACAGTTatcattagtttttttatttcatcgtGCTAGTTGCTTTCGCGCTTTCCCTCTGGAATGCGTTCAGATTCCCTTCCAAATGTCTTTcaagtatcattttatccttatctaacatttaataaacaataaagataaaatgatacttgGGGAACACTCGGGGCGGGAGAATGGTCTCGCCCCTCTGCAACGGAAATAATAGACAACAATTCTGTATTACGTGTGATTCAATGTCAGTCAATGATACAAGCGCAGTAATCGTAAGTTCACGAAGAAATTTTGTCTCTCATAAAATCACGATCTCAATTTTGTGAGTTTATAatgaaaagatttaataaactttttcaaagaatttatacatttatttttatttcttttagattttatgGAGTTTAAACTGATGATCCGTATCGCCCCCAATGTTACAATCTTTACATTTTTGGCtgaagttttattaataataatacatacatatggtatttcttattgcaaaaaaatcgagaaaagaaaattatccaatgtattattttattaaatatataattaatatataattaaataaaactcaagccaaacatgtaaaaattaagaatttatagtaaaacttataaaaatattaaatttagtattcttattacttttttatgtatgaagaaaaattgatcCAATTCTATTCCCTAGCCTATGCTCTTTTTAATGTTACACAATCATGCACAAAGAAAAATTACTgaagttttgaatattaaatttgagaaaatactacaaaaaataatataaattaaatagcaTATAACAATTTGTTTGCAATACATCTAGCTCATccagaattatataaatatattagaaaatataagaagtatataattcaaaaattttatatttattaaacccataacatcaatttaaaattatgtattatcttttattgtcattaatttttttataaactcacGAGTCACACGAGAATGGATATAAATGTGTAtgccatatttattgctaatcaacgttttaataataaaaaaaaataatttgtaaaataatatgtaaaatttaaaaataaaagtaaaatttctaaaatttttctgagTATCAACAAAACCTTATGAAAATTCATGATTTTCAAAggtaaaaaagagaaagaaaaatccCCTGAAAATTCCAAGGTTTTCTAGTAATAAACACCTTGAATATTAGTTACATAAGCCAATCCTTCCCATACTTTAGTTTATCTATACTAATTACAGCCTACCTTTTTCATTAGCTTTTGGTAGCAGATCTTGCTTGAGCTTGCCCGTATCCACCACTATAACATTTCCACCTGCTTGCGGACTCGCGTAGCTGGACTGAACGCCGCTCATCGGCGCGGCGATAATGGTAGTTTGCTTGGGCGGATTTACTGGTTTCGGCAAAGGAGCCGTTTTGATTGGAAGCGGTTTTGGCGGCGCGTCGACCTTTGTGATCGTGATGCCCGGTGGTAACTTGAGATTTTCGATGTTAATCTTAGAGTTCGGTCCGATGTCTTTAAACTGACTACTTAGCGATGGCGAACTAACTCGTTCGGAACACGTATTTTGGACTTCCGCAGGCGCACGTTGCTTACTTATGGTAGTTTGAttcgttttatttacattattacttttttgAGAATCGCTCTTATTCGATACGTTCTTATTAttcgcattattattatttttattgcttttactGGTGTTCGattgcaaatttttatcatgTTGCTGTTGTTGCTTCTTTGCCTTCTTGCTAATTGCAGATTCACTTATAATATGattttgctgctgctgctgttttTGCGACACCGGTGTCTGGGGAGGAGTACTcgctttattttgctttttgttGGTCGcattttgttgatttttattCTTGTTCACTACATTTTGTTGCTGCAACACGTTCTCTTTATTCTCCGTATTTCTCTTGTCTTTCTTCGATTTAGAATTTTTGCCTTCGTTGACATTctgttgttgaatttttttctcttctgtCTGTTTACCACTTTTCGACTTTTCGTTATTTGCTTGTTGCTTCAAGTTCTTACCGTCGTTGACTTTAGTCTGAGTCTGCTGCTTTGAATTATTCGATTGCTGTAATTTATTTCCTTGTTGCAAggaattattattgttaatcgctttaacttttttcttttttccgttGTTACTTTGGTTTTGTTCTTGCTCTGACTTATGGGAAGGTTCCTTGGTCTGTCCATTCACTAACGTAAATAGAACCTTATCCTCAGCCGGAGTTTGGCCTTTCAAAGTAATTGTAACCGTAGGTTCAGCACTGTTCGAATTTATCTCCCTTCTAATAGTAACTATTTGCGGTTGAGATTCTGTATGTACTGTATTTTCAGTTTCTTTTGCCTTTGCTTCTTCCAGTTTCTTCATTtccttcttcaatttttttcgcTCCTTTTTCGTCAACTTCTTATCAAGTAAATCGACATCAGATAACTTATTCGCATTATTATTCGTACTGTTTTTCGTagacataatattattaatacttgcTGATGGCTTGCTGCCTTTATTGCTCTCAACTTTATCGTTTTTCGCGTTACTCTTATTATTCCCTTGGCTAGAATTCGTATTTCGTACTTCACACTTTTCCGTGCTATTAATACTCTTATTTTTTGCGTTTGAATTCGTCGTCTTCGTCTTGTTACTCAAGTTAGTAATACTATTATTACCGCAGTTATTACTACTATTGCTAGAAACTTCTTGCTTAtccttttttctattatttaactGTTTTACTGTAGATAAAGATACTGATGGCGACGTTGGCAAAATGGAAACTTCCGGTAAATTACATTGAGGCAATAATCTTTGAGGTATGGGCTTTTGAGGATCGACAACAGTGATCGTTACCTCCGGagtctttttttgtaattctatcAACTTTTGTCTTTCCGCTTCTTGTCTGtccttctttaatttttcttcgagctgccaaaaacataaaaattaacataaaatatatataattaaatacaaaatttggtacaagcataatttatatttaaacaaaccTTTCGTTGCTTCTGCCTCGCTTTCTTTTCGgcctttttattatcttttttcccAGTGTGATTACCTTCAATAAATTCCAACAATTCCTCTAAATCCCGCTGATCTCGTTGATCATACTGCACCGTGGATGCCGTCGAAAGTGGAGTATTTGATCTGAGAATTGAATTTGCCACAGCTTTGGATTCGGAATTGGTGTTAGAAATTGACGATTCTGATGGACTTTTCTGCGGACTACAGCCAGGTACGACGGTTTTGCATTTCTTCGCTTTTTTCTTCGTCAAAAGTTGCCGTAACCGTTCCCGCATTTCCTTATAGTTCCGACTCACTGGCGCGACTGACGGCTAAAAATAAAGCATTCATTAATCCTCGCTGCTTCTTCAAATCAAATAAATGTCTTCAAACAATTTCTTTAAAGATCCAACTTACCATCCCATGGCCAAAGACCTCACAGTAGCAACAGTCACAGTGTCTCATGTTGGCATCTCTTTGTGCAGAACTACTGGTGGAGCACGAGTCCCCCTGACTACTCCCTGAATCTGAACAGTCTCCATCTCCTGAACTcactaaataaattaagttaaaaaatatataacgtaatatacacataatataaTAGATACAACTTGGAcggatatatatgtatatatattatatatatatatatatatatatatatatatatatatatatatatatatatatatatatgtttactaACAATCGTTACACGACATTCTCTTGATATGTTCGACGTTGGCTTGCTTGTGGCACGCATGCGGTGTATGATTAAGTGGACGAAGTCTGGGGTGAGAACACGAACCTGTGTTTTTCGTCAGATCTGGTAGCGGTCCGTGAGCGTGCGAATGAGTGTTACCTATGGTCGCGTGAAAAAAagatgtatgtgtgtgtgaacATGCGTACGTAATAAATGTGACGAAGACGCAGAAAGAGATTAATCGATGTGATGACGACACAACCTAAGAACGACTCACTACTTACACCTACCCTGATGCATGCTGTGATTGTGAGTTTGCGTTGTAGAATGCCTCGTTTGAGTTTGGGCGGATTGCGTGGAACCAATCTTTACGGCGGGTTTCTGGCTCGGTTCTGAATTAACCTTTACAGAAGTAGGTGATGTCGCTTTTGGACGACCAATCGCTACGACCGTTTCAGGTATGGCTGTTTTTAAAgacacattatatttaaaaaacaaaaaagttttaattgattaactaaactaaataataagtaataatctaataaaaacgttttacatCGCTTACATTTAGGGAGGCAAGGACATATATCCCATTTGCGTCTCGAATTCAGCAGACAAGGACAAGGTGGACTTTCtagaatttctttctttctttctgctATTTCTTGCGCGTGTTGATAAACACATAGACAAGGATCCGATTCGGATGTCTTTGAACCGGTATATTTGTGCGAAGCGTCACGCATGCccaattcttttttctttttgttctcATCGTCTGAATGATCTAGTTTCTTTTTAACTTGCGTTGTTGTACAACTTGTAGATATTTCTGAAaacatttatctattttttatttctctgaaacttctttcattattttttttttttttgttttgctctTACCTGGAAAGCCATTACTGAaggatgaaaataaatttgcctcATCCTTCTCGATATTTTCATCCTTATATTGCGTATCCTACAGAAAAAGTATATTGTTTATCAGTGTAAATTAGGAAAgtcttatacaaaatataataaaaaatacataatcattatttattttgtctaaAAGTTTATAATCTCGAACTGGCATTAAAAACACacattaaataaagtatttttaaaatcaagagAGAATTAGTATACATAACAAAATCTTAgcgctgaaataatatttcttgagtGGTTTTATGTACaattctaattctttcgaaATATGAACCATTACTTTTAGTTCCAAACACAGCTCTTAAATCAGAAAagtattgttaatttaattctgtaatattacgcaatattttctgatttaagagctatatttgaaattgaaaataatggcacaatttaaaaaaattagaaattgtatgtaaaatcacacaagaaatattatttcagcactaagatcctgctataactttatattggccctttttattttcattatatatcaTAGTCTTAgttctaatattaatttatttttactttgttttattttaatatatttggaaaagaaatattaaagaattaaaaaaaacaaaaaatgaaacaacAATCGTTAATGAACTGTCAAGATTTGAAATCTATTTACCATATGGCCTACCCCAGTTTCATTACATGTAGAACATTCGCATTCTTTTCCATTCTCAAGTCCATTCTCTGTGTCACCAGAGTCATCATTGTGAGTCCTAAAATAAATCAGAATCATTAACataccaaaaaataaataaataaaaataaaaatatacaattttcttcAGGTCTACATACCTCACTGATCTGATAGCGTATTGCGCCAACTGACATGTGGCACGTGTGTAATCGTAGCAGTTAGAATCACCTTGTCCAGCGGTATCTACTTCAGTGGCAGTCAATGCACCGGCTATGTCAGCTAATTTTTGATGCTGTGCTTTATTCCAATCATCTAACAATATTTGAACTATCTCTATGCTTGATGGCATAGCTATAGAATCTGAACTAAAATCCAATGATGGACTTAAAGGGGGACTATCGCTTCCAGATGTATGCGCAATGAGCGATGAAAACTGTCCGTGAATCTCTTGCATTTCACTGAAATATTGTTTGtgcaatagaaaaaattacggaaaaagaatttatcaaaattttatatacagaatgtatataaaatatacattccGGCATATAGAGTATATTAAACACGATTTTTTAtgcttaaaaaaactttttttttagcaaaataacATCCAATAAGTAATTAGagaaaaacagattaaaattaataaataaacgctCTTGTTTATGTGACGCACGTCCCACTCGCTTGTCTCTTAGGCCTTGATCTTTTACCGTATTATTCAAAATAGAAAAGTTAAATCAAATAAGCaaaaagagatataaaaatagtattaaaagtGAGAATATCTCCTTTAATGATACAATTTAACTATCATATGCAATTGTGAAACGTTCAGAATAACACTcacaatgtatattattattacatttgtctTTATCTTCAGATAGTGCTGCAGAGAGAAtcagaaaattcttttattaattcaagtaaagaataaaagcaatatttattttgtaaacttttcATCAATAACGAATGAAATTAAGACCGATAAACGACACAAATCAGCAAAGAAA
The Solenopsis invicta isolate M01_SB chromosome 16, UNIL_Sinv_3.0, whole genome shotgun sequence genome window above contains:
- the LOC105193812 gene encoding uncharacterized protein LOC105193812 isoform X7, with the protein product MSGSDGEDGRCEKSTAVAATTATTTVATIITGESGVAEAMGDDCGPATAMKRHCNDVVAVANHNESATWTHRDTDAPSDYENVFPAFADSDPTGCGTTDQSVIDAFIRGARAADEDRRKLSLVSTDVLAKLYSSAAALDGQSRLGKESCSCDNTADHKAKRDMFREELQKAMNFQNLWMELRQYIRTDFNVALEATHIFDSSQSHRGKFTTDMHNTVTQLCKRDSHQLFMRLVSQAQEFVIEVKIRLFALLHDHSVNLAEIFLTGLLNDYDALVSTAILISELVKPLKKCLNFNLTWDCFIKKLYQIYVYNDALVQNNLPTFIGQLRKLLPLKDSKYQALVHRYLSFDDEMTRIGNLWPETEPWMDKYNAEQAVRMTRLRQIREAWKLFTATRKFMERNMLNKTSDIGSEMQEIHGQFSSLIAHTSGSDSPPLSPSLDFSSDSIAMPSSIEIVQILLDDWNKAQHQKLADIAGALTATEVDTAGQGDSNCYDYTRATCQLAQYAIRSVRTHNDDSGDTENGLENGKECECSTCNETGVGHMDTQYKDENIEKDEANLFSSFSNGFPEISTSCTTTQVKKKLDHSDDENKKKKELGMRDASHKYTGSKTSESDPCLCVYQHAQEIAERKKEILESPPCPCLLNSRRKWDICPCLPKSIPETVVAIGRPKATSPTSVKVNSEPSQKPAVKIGSTQSAQTQTRHSTTQTHNHSMHQGRCNTHSHAHGPLPDLTKNTGSCSHPRLRPLNHTPHACHKQANVEHIKRMSCNDLSSGDGDCSDSGSSQGDSCSTSSSAQRDANMRHCDCCYCEVFGHGMPSVAPVSRNYKEMRERLRQLLTKKKAKKCKTVVPGCSPQKSPSESSISNTNSESKAVANSILRSNTPLSTASTVQYDQRDQRDLEELLEFIEGNHTGKKDNKKAEKKARQKQRKLEEKLKKDRQEAERQKLIELQKKTPEVTITVVDPQKPIPQRLLPQCNLPEVSILPTSPSVSLSTVKQLNNRKKDKQEVSSNSSNNCGNNSITNLSNKTKTTNSNAKNKSINSTEKCEVRNTNSSQGNNKSNAKNDKVESNKGSKPSASINNIMSTKNSTNNNANKLSDVDLLDKKLTKKERKKLKKEMKKLEEAKAKETENTVHTESQPQIVTIRREINSNSAEPTVTITLKGQTPAEDKVLFTLVNGQTKEPSHKSEQEQNQSNNGKKKKVKAINNNNSLQQGNKLQQSNNSKQQTQTKVNDGKNLKQQANNEKSKSGKQTEEKKIQQQNVNEGKNSKSKKDKRNTENKENVLQQQNVVNKNKNQQNATNKKQNKASTPPQTPVSQKQQQQQNHIISESAISKKAKKQQQQHDKNLQSNTSKSNKNNNNANNKNVSNKSDSQKSNNVNKTNQTTISKQRAPAEVQNTCSERVSSPSLSSQFKDIGPNSKINIENLKLPPGITITKVDAPPKPLPIKTAPLPKPVNPPKQTTIIAAPMSGVQSSYASPQAGGNVIVVDTGKLKQDLLPKANEKDSSKDSQPQSTATGKKKKKKNKNSANSGNTAAMPPVQNSDAFVNDHMMDEPARILHNPGTNMVTIRNPSFGPMKVPPTQQAAIIKVSENGMVTIRSPALQQAINAGLTSPPKPDYIVKGDLSSSSTGRVTTTDCGQLSVKHANGVISSSLAELRSRLSAQPDCASSLSELANIQISQMTNGQPIPENGINLKGTSVTLTKVRPEATSMDDGRQASAKCASVKEAINTTSITAANGGGSGGGGGGGSGKSKKKKKRGSGTGQCGDDLDLVGTHPLRVVSHARSGSRFFLL
- the LOC105193812 gene encoding uncharacterized protein LOC105193812 isoform X2, with the protein product MSGSDGEDGRCEKSTAVAATTATTTVATIITGESGVAEAMGDDCGPATAMKRHCNDVVAVANHNESATWTHRDTDAPSDYENVFPAFADSDPTGCGTTDQSVIDAFIRGARAADEDRRKLSLVSTDVLAKLYSSAAALDGQSRLGKESCSCDNTADHKAKRDMFREELQKAMNFQNLWMELRQYIRTDFNVALEATHIFDSSQSHRGKFTTDMHNTVTQLCKRDSHQLFMRLVSQAQEFVIEVKIRLFALLHDHSVNLAEIFLTGLLNDYDALVSTAILISELVKPLKKCLNFNLTWDCFIKKLYQIYVYNDALVQNNLPTFIGQLRKLLPLKDSKYQALVHRYLSFDDEMTRIGNLWPETEPWMDKYNAEQAVRMTRLRQIREAWKLFTATRKFMERNMLNKTSDIGSEMQEIHGQFSSLIAHTSGSDSPPLSPSLDFSSDSIAMPSSIEIVQILLDDWNKAQHQKLADIAGALTATEVDTAGQGDSNCYDYTRATCQLAQYAIRSVRTHNDDSGDTENGLENGKECECSTCNETGVGHMDTQYKDENIEKDEANLFSSFSNGFPEISTSCTTTQVKKKLDHSDDENKKKKELGMRDASHKYTGSKTSESDPCLCVYQHAQEIAERKKEILESPPCPCLLNSRRKWDICPCLPKSIPETVVAIGRPKATSPTSVKVNSEPSQKPAVKIGSTQSAQTQTRHSTTQTHNHSMHQGNTHSHAHGPLPDLTKNTGSCSHPRLRPLNHTPHACHKQANVEHIKRMSCNDLSSGDGDCSDSGSSQGDSCSTSSSAQRDANMRHCDCCYCEVFGHGMPSVAPVSRNYKEMRERLRQLLTKKKAKKCKTVVPGCSPQKSPSESSISNTNSESKAVANSILRSNTPLSTASTVQYDQRDQRDLEELLEFIEGNHTGKKDNKKAEKKARQKQRKLEEKLKKDRQEAERQKLIELQKKTPEVTITVVDPQKPIPQRLLPQCNLPEVSILPTSPSVSLSTVKQLNNRKKDKQEVSSNSSNNCGNNSITNLSNKTKTTNSNAKNKSINSTEKCEVRNTNSSQGNNKSNAKNDKVESNKGSKPSASINNIMSTKNSTNNNANKLSDVDLLDKKLTKKERKKLKKEMKKLEEAKAKETENTVHTESQPQIVTIRREINSNSAEPTVTITLKGQTPAEDKVLFTLVNGQTKEPSHKSEQEQNQSNNGKKKKVKAINNNNSLQQGNKLQQSNNSKQQTQTKVNDGKNLKQQANNEKSKSGKQTEEKKIQQQNVNEGKNSKSKKDKRNTENKENVLQQQNVVNKNKNQQNATNKKQNKASTPPQTPVSQKQQQQQNHIISESAISKKAKKQQQQHDKNLQSNTSKSNKNNNNANNKNVSNKSDSQKSNNVNKTNQTTISKQRAPAEVQNTCSERVSSPSLSSQFKDIGPNSKINIENLKLPPGITITKVDAPPKPLPIKTAPLPKPVNPPKQTTIIAAPMSGVQSSYASPQAGGNVIVVDTGKLKQDLLPKANEKDSSKDSQPQSTATGKKKKKKNKNSANSGNTAAMPPVQNSDAFVNDHMMDEPARILHNPGTNMVTIRNPSFGPMKVPPTQQAAIIKVSENGMVTIRSPALQQAINAGLTSPPKPDYIVKGDLSSSSTGRVTTTDCGQLSVKHANGVISSSLAELRSRLSAQPDCASSLSELANIQISQMTNGQPIPENGINLKGTSVTLTKVRPEATSMDDGRQASAKCASVKEAINTTSITAANGGGSGGGGGGGSGKSKKKKKRGSGTGQCGDDLDLVEVFTPKDIDLVNDEEMDDDERELEAFKRFCLQSVPPLHKEKVNLNIKDIVLKKKSSSSSSSSSSTSSSSAATATAVMAAN